The following proteins are co-located in the Takifugu flavidus isolate HTHZ2018 chromosome 16, ASM371156v2, whole genome shotgun sequence genome:
- the si:dkey-16j16.4 gene encoding uncharacterized protein si:dkey-16j16.4 isoform X1 — MLKTLTKKLRRHSLNEMHPFHVKISYHGSGEGESDDSEGENQELAQIDRERRRNCALTPLATSQQHNQSPLSPARFRRLRLLLDANLDRHSSEEELERISCGDNRKWVPNLPQHCSDHHSSASSDEEVRDLCGYGAPAGSTRPLVEPGACLAASPSPVLFSSSPPRSLKPPPMCFKVQVVAQPIVLTHFEQTAPYRKYRHSFSGEPRRPSLDLEKMQQKMLLKKNCGGKTRTIKIRSLNNSRPSPRFTYDPSIFAFRSLSTGPPCSVLTQPEDPSSS, encoded by the exons ATGCTAAAGACGCTGACGAAGAAGCTAAGAAGACATTCACTTAATGAGATGCATCCGTTCCATGTCAAG ATTTCTTACCATGGcagtggagaaggagaaagcGATGACTCTGAGGGAGAAAACCAGGAGCTCGCACAAATTGACAGAG AGAGACGACGGAACTGCGCCCTCACTCCGTTGGCCACCAGTCAGCAGCACAACCAGAGTCCCCTCTCTCCTGCGCGGTTTCGCCGCCTTCGCCTCCTGTTAGATGCCAACCTGGATCGACACTCTTCAGAGGAAGAGCTTGAACGTATCAGCTGTGGAGACAACAGGAAATGGGTGCCTAATCTTCCCCAGCACTGTAGTGATCATCACAGTAGTGCTTCCAGTGATGAGGAAGTGCGGGACCTCTGTGGTTATGGTGCACCTGCTGGTTCCACGAGGCCCCTGGTTGAGCCAGGTGCTTGCTTGGCTGCCTCCCCCAGTCCTGTTCTCTTCAGCTCCAGCCCACCACGTAGCCTCAAGCCCCCTCCCATGTGTTTTAAGGTGCAGGTGGTGGCACAACCCATCGTTCTCACCCATTTTGAGCAAACAGCACCTTACAGGAAGTACCGGCACAGTTTCTCTGGAGAGCCAAGGAGGCCTAGTCTGGACTTGGAGAAAATGCAACAG aaaatgctgctgaaaaagaactgtggagggaaaacaaggACAATAAAGATCAGA AGTCTGAACAACAGTCGCCCTTCACCCAGGTTTACCTACGATCCCTCCATCTTTGCTTTCCGCTCCTTGAGCACTGGGCCTCCCTGTAGCGTCCTGACTCAGCCAGAGGATCCCTCCTCCTCTTAA
- the si:dkey-16j16.4 gene encoding uncharacterized protein si:dkey-16j16.4 isoform X2, translating to MRCIRSMSRFLTMAVEKEKAMTLREKTRSSHKLTEVQVVAQPIVLTHFEQTAPYRKYRHSFSGEPRRPSLDLEKMQQKMLLKKNCGGKTRTIKIRSLNNSRPSPRFTYDPSIFAFRSLSTGPPCSVLTQPEDPSSS from the exons ATGAGATGCATCCGTTCCATGTCAAG ATTTCTTACCATGGcagtggagaaggagaaagcGATGACTCTGAGGGAGAAAACCAGGAGCTCGCACAAATTGACAGAG GTGCAGGTGGTGGCACAACCCATCGTTCTCACCCATTTTGAGCAAACAGCACCTTACAGGAAGTACCGGCACAGTTTCTCTGGAGAGCCAAGGAGGCCTAGTCTGGACTTGGAGAAAATGCAACAG aaaatgctgctgaaaaagaactgtggagggaaaacaaggACAATAAAGATCAGA AGTCTGAACAACAGTCGCCCTTCACCCAGGTTTACCTACGATCCCTCCATCTTTGCTTTCCGCTCCTTGAGCACTGGGCCTCCCTGTAGCGTCCTGACTCAGCCAGAGGATCCCTCCTCCTCTTAA